A window of the Halobacterium hubeiense genome harbors these coding sequences:
- a CDS encoding class I SAM-dependent methyltransferase, with product MDLAVVVPKPDSEARIADLEAEGVYDDARKIREHDADRVELPVSDRPRETDFDRLVEQDDPELRAPGLDDLLRERGWSDAERDRAPSSWAVVGTVILADFTDCPRRAEVGDALLDLHSEADTVLARGGIDGEHREPDVSVVAGEGDTETVHTEHGTQYALDLSRVMFAPGNKAERARMGEVVAEDERVLDMFAGVGYFALPMARAGARVTAVEKNPESFRYLAENAQLNGVSGNLDCVLGDCREVDSEADRVVMGYYDALGGGPVAEAGTSEGGPGYLDAALDNLVSGGVLHVHSAVPEAELWERPESRLRAGCERAGRTVEIGARRRVKSHSAGVEHVVLDARVD from the coding sequence ATGGACCTCGCCGTCGTCGTCCCGAAACCCGACTCGGAAGCCCGCATCGCCGACCTGGAGGCCGAGGGCGTCTACGACGACGCCCGCAAGATTCGGGAGCACGACGCCGACCGCGTCGAACTCCCGGTCTCTGACCGTCCCCGCGAGACCGACTTCGACCGGCTCGTCGAGCAGGACGACCCCGAACTGCGCGCGCCCGGCCTCGACGACCTGCTCCGCGAGCGCGGCTGGAGCGACGCGGAGCGCGACCGCGCGCCGTCGTCGTGGGCGGTCGTCGGCACCGTGATTCTCGCGGACTTCACCGACTGCCCGCGTCGCGCGGAAGTGGGGGACGCCCTATTGGACCTCCACAGCGAGGCCGACACCGTGCTCGCGCGCGGCGGCATCGACGGCGAGCACCGCGAACCCGACGTCTCCGTGGTCGCCGGCGAAGGCGACACCGAGACCGTCCACACCGAGCACGGCACGCAGTACGCGCTGGACCTCTCCCGGGTGATGTTCGCGCCTGGGAACAAGGCCGAGCGCGCCCGCATGGGCGAGGTTGTCGCCGAGGACGAGCGCGTCCTCGACATGTTCGCGGGGGTCGGCTACTTCGCGCTCCCGATGGCGCGCGCCGGTGCCCGCGTCACCGCCGTCGAGAAGAACCCCGAGTCGTTCCGCTACCTCGCGGAGAACGCCCAGCTCAACGGCGTCAGCGGGAATCTGGACTGCGTGCTCGGCGACTGTCGCGAGGTCGACAGCGAGGCCGACCGCGTCGTGATGGGCTACTACGACGCGCTCGGCGGCGGCCCCGTAGCGGAGGCGGGGACGAGCGAGGGCGGCCCGGGCTATCTGGACGCCGCGCTCGACAACCTCGTCTCCGGCGGCGTCCTGCACGTCCACAGCGCCGTCCCCGAGGCCGAACTCTGGGAGCGCCCCGAGTCGCGGCTGCGCGCGGGCTGCGAGCGTGCCGGGCGAACGGTCGAAATCGGGGCGCGGCGCCGCGTGAAGTCCCACAGCGCGGGCGTCGAACACGTCGTGTTGGACGCGCGCGTCGACTAA
- a CDS encoding 60S ribosomal export protein NMD3 — protein sequence MTDAGTFCPRCGDAIDADDGEGVTRRERSLCDACYFEDFEFVDAPERIEVMVCARCGAVHRGNRWVDVDADDYTDVAIEEVSEALAVHVEAEDVDWEVRPEQVDQNTIRMHCLFSGVVRGEVQTEEVVVPVKVSRQTCKRCGRIAGDSFASIVQVRAVGRDPTSEETERATELAHQIVADMEETGDRNAFVTDVSEAESGIDLKLSTNKIGLKLARKLIEEFGGSFEDHEKLVTEDEDGNEVYRVTYAVRLPEFKPGDVIDLADDDGGPVLVRSVHGNLKGVRVTTGEPYEASYEEGDAPDARKLGTVEDATDATVVTVEDDNAVQILDPETYESKTVPRPDYVDADASTVPALKSRAGLHVLPEA from the coding sequence ATGACTGACGCAGGCACCTTCTGCCCCCGCTGCGGCGACGCCATCGACGCCGACGACGGGGAGGGTGTCACTCGCCGCGAGCGGTCGCTGTGTGACGCCTGCTACTTCGAGGACTTCGAGTTCGTGGACGCGCCCGAGCGCATCGAAGTGATGGTGTGTGCGCGCTGCGGCGCCGTCCACCGCGGGAACCGCTGGGTGGACGTCGACGCCGACGACTACACCGACGTCGCCATCGAGGAGGTCAGCGAGGCGCTGGCGGTCCACGTCGAGGCCGAGGACGTCGACTGGGAGGTCCGCCCCGAGCAGGTCGATCAGAACACCATCCGGATGCACTGCCTGTTCTCGGGCGTCGTGCGCGGCGAGGTCCAGACGGAGGAGGTCGTCGTCCCCGTGAAGGTCAGCCGGCAGACGTGCAAGCGCTGCGGCCGCATCGCGGGCGACTCCTTCGCGTCCATCGTGCAGGTGCGGGCGGTGGGCCGGGACCCCACCAGCGAGGAGACCGAGCGCGCCACCGAACTCGCCCACCAAATCGTCGCCGACATGGAGGAGACGGGCGACCGCAACGCCTTCGTCACGGACGTCTCGGAGGCCGAGTCCGGCATCGACCTCAAACTCTCGACGAACAAGATCGGGCTGAAGCTCGCGCGCAAGCTCATCGAGGAGTTCGGCGGGAGCTTCGAGGACCACGAGAAGCTCGTCACCGAGGACGAGGACGGCAACGAGGTGTACCGCGTGACCTACGCCGTCCGCCTCCCCGAGTTCAAGCCCGGGGACGTCATCGACCTCGCCGACGACGACGGCGGCCCGGTGCTCGTGCGCTCGGTCCACGGGAATCTCAAGGGCGTCCGCGTCACCACGGGCGAACCCTACGAAGCCAGCTACGAGGAGGGCGACGCGCCCGACGCGCGCAAACTCGGGACGGTCGAGGACGCCACGGACGCCACCGTCGTCACCGTCGAGGACGACAACGCCGTCCAGATTCTCGACCCCGAGACCTACGAGTCCAAGACCGTCCCGCGCCCGGACTACGTGGACGCCGACGCCAGCACCGTCCCCGCGTTGAAGTCCCGCGCGGGCCTCCACGTCCTCCCCGAGGCCTGA
- the radA gene encoding DNA repair and recombination protein RadA, translated as MPEADLEELPGVGPATAEKLRENGFESFQSIAVASAGELSNTADIGDSTAADVIQGAREAADVGGFETGATVLERREQIGKLTWNVPEIDEMLGGGIETQSISEVYGEFGAGKSQVTHQLSVNVQLPQEQGGLRGRAIFIDSEDTFRPERIDDMVRGLSDEQLQAAMDDRDIDGTPDDEDAMEELVEEFLDKIHVAKGFNSNHQMLLAEKAQDIASEYEDDEYPVRLLCVDSLTAHFRAEYVGRGELADRQQKLNKHLHDLDKVGNLYNAAVVVTNQVQSNPDSFFGDPTKPIGGNILGHKSTFRMYLRKSKNDKRIVKLVDAPNLADGEAVMRVQDGGIKPE; from the coding sequence ATGCCCGAAGCAGACCTCGAGGAACTCCCCGGTGTCGGCCCCGCGACCGCGGAGAAACTCCGAGAGAACGGATTCGAGTCGTTCCAGAGCATCGCCGTCGCGTCCGCCGGCGAGCTCTCCAACACCGCGGACATCGGCGACAGCACCGCCGCAGACGTCATCCAGGGCGCCCGCGAGGCGGCCGACGTCGGCGGCTTCGAGACCGGCGCGACCGTCCTCGAACGCCGCGAGCAGATTGGCAAGCTCACGTGGAACGTCCCCGAGATCGACGAGATGCTCGGCGGCGGCATCGAGACCCAGTCCATCTCGGAAGTGTACGGCGAGTTCGGCGCCGGCAAGTCCCAGGTCACCCACCAGCTCTCGGTGAACGTCCAGCTCCCCCAGGAGCAGGGCGGCCTGCGCGGCCGCGCCATCTTCATCGACTCCGAGGACACGTTCCGCCCCGAGCGCATCGACGACATGGTGCGCGGGCTCAGCGACGAGCAGCTCCAGGCCGCGATGGACGACCGCGACATCGACGGCACCCCCGACGACGAGGACGCCATGGAGGAGCTCGTCGAGGAATTCCTCGACAAGATTCACGTCGCGAAGGGGTTCAACTCCAACCACCAGATGCTGCTCGCGGAGAAGGCCCAGGACATCGCCTCCGAGTACGAGGACGACGAGTACCCCGTCCGCCTGCTCTGTGTCGACTCCCTGACCGCGCACTTCCGCGCGGAGTACGTCGGCCGCGGCGAGCTCGCCGACCGCCAGCAGAAGCTCAACAAGCACCTCCACGACCTCGACAAGGTCGGCAACCTCTACAACGCCGCCGTCGTCGTCACCAACCAAGTGCAGTCCAATCCGGACTCGTTCTTCGGCGACCCCACCAAGCCCATCGGTGGCAACATCCTCGGTCACAAGTCCACGTTCCGGATGTACCTCCGCAAGTCCAAGAACGACAAACGCATCGTCAAGCTCGTCGACGCACCGAACCTCGCCGACGGCGAGGCCGTGATGCGCGTGCAGGACGGCGGCATCAAGCCGGAGTAA
- a CDS encoding protein sorting system archaetidylserine decarboxylase, with translation MLARGSWKWTYALPAAVAGAALLLVSSLWGVAALALAGFVVWFHRDPERTPEGRGVLTPADGKVSVARETDDGRLRVGVFMNVHDVHVNRAPLAGTVEAVEHRDGGHRPAFDKESERNERVRVTCDDYEVVLIAGAFARRIHPYVEPGDDLARGDRISHISFGSRADVVLPREYDRDDLLVENGEKVSAGETVVARRSPNRE, from the coding sequence ATGCTCGCGCGTGGCTCTTGGAAGTGGACGTACGCCCTGCCGGCGGCGGTCGCCGGCGCGGCGCTGTTGCTCGTGTCGTCGCTGTGGGGCGTCGCGGCGCTCGCGCTCGCGGGGTTCGTCGTCTGGTTCCACCGCGACCCCGAACGCACGCCTGAGGGACGGGGCGTCCTCACGCCAGCGGACGGCAAGGTGTCGGTGGCTCGGGAGACCGACGACGGCCGCCTCCGCGTGGGCGTGTTCATGAACGTCCACGACGTGCACGTGAACCGCGCGCCGCTCGCCGGCACGGTCGAGGCCGTCGAGCACCGCGACGGCGGCCACCGCCCCGCCTTCGACAAGGAATCGGAGCGCAACGAGCGCGTCCGCGTGACGTGCGACGACTACGAAGTGGTCCTCATCGCGGGCGCGTTCGCCCGCCGCATCCACCCCTACGTCGAGCCCGGGGACGACCTCGCGCGCGGCGACCGCATCAGCCACATCTCCTTCGGCAGCCGCGCGGACGTGGTTCTCCCCCGGGAGTACGACCGCGACGACCTCCTCGTCGAGAACGGCGAGAAAGTTAGCGCGGGCGAGACGGTCGTGGCGCGCCGGTCGCCGAACCGCGAGTAG
- the priL gene encoding DNA primase regulatory subunit PriL, which translates to MNARHARYPFLGESRQAVQEAGVDLAAVVAEDDAVVERARERVVGALTSGEVGEPARSNRVELLSYPVARVLVSVVDEHVLVRKYADAEANAAYERFTADETDDSELKSVGDDASLSRSDLLREFDLTSHVHATQDGYDVDVPTYLLLSSSLRPDKWRLVNRVLDDGRVPVSEPELDTLLREAVRERVAEGLPLSVPDEVADALEGPETAVRDVLSEMDLTREIDTVVPELFPPCMQHLLDQVQRGEHLPHHSRFAITTFLANIGLTTDEIVDIYKVNPGFGEEMTRYQTDHIRGESSPTEYTAPSCATMKAYGDCVNPDDLCDAINHPLSYYEAKLDDEEDEDLEDWRERENEDGEDAEA; encoded by the coding sequence ATGAACGCGCGCCACGCTCGCTACCCGTTCCTCGGCGAATCCCGGCAGGCGGTCCAGGAGGCCGGGGTGGACCTTGCGGCGGTCGTCGCCGAGGACGACGCGGTCGTCGAGCGCGCCCGCGAGCGCGTCGTCGGCGCGCTCACCAGCGGCGAGGTCGGCGAGCCCGCGCGCTCGAACCGCGTGGAACTGCTCTCCTACCCCGTGGCGCGCGTGCTCGTCTCCGTCGTGGACGAACACGTGCTCGTGCGGAAGTACGCCGACGCCGAGGCCAACGCCGCCTACGAGCGGTTCACCGCCGACGAGACCGACGACTCCGAATTGAAGAGCGTCGGCGACGACGCCAGCCTCTCGCGGAGCGACCTCCTCCGGGAGTTCGACCTGACGAGCCACGTCCACGCCACGCAGGACGGCTACGACGTGGACGTGCCGACGTACCTCCTGCTGTCGTCGTCCCTGCGTCCGGACAAGTGGCGCCTCGTCAATCGCGTGCTCGACGACGGTCGCGTGCCGGTCAGCGAGCCCGAACTCGACACGCTCCTCCGGGAAGCCGTCCGCGAGCGCGTCGCCGAGGGCCTCCCGCTGAGCGTCCCCGACGAGGTTGCCGACGCCCTCGAGGGCCCGGAGACCGCGGTCCGAGACGTGCTCTCGGAGATGGACCTCACGCGCGAAATCGACACCGTCGTCCCGGAGCTGTTCCCGCCGTGCATGCAACACCTCCTCGACCAGGTGCAGCGCGGCGAGCACCTCCCGCACCACAGCCGCTTCGCCATCACGACGTTCCTCGCGAACATCGGGCTGACGACCGACGAAATCGTGGACATCTACAAGGTGAACCCGGGGTTCGGCGAGGAGATGACGCGCTACCAGACCGACCACATCCGCGGGGAGTCCAGCCCCACGGAGTACACGGCGCCGTCGTGCGCGACGATGAAGGCCTACGGTGACTGCGTGAACCCCGACGACCTCTGCGACGCCATCAACCACCCGCTGTCGTACTACGAGGCGAAACTCGACGACGAAGAAGACGAGGACCTAGAGGACTGGCGCGAGCGCGAGAACGAGGACGGCGAGGACGCCGAAGCCTAA
- a CDS encoding DUF7472 family protein: MSEGPDARLEAGIAILSTLVFIALLVVAGTMSEGFGETGAYGVIGAVVVFILVMAGVGYWLSGKQE, encoded by the coding sequence ATGTCTGAAGGGCCCGACGCCCGCCTCGAAGCGGGCATCGCCATCCTGTCTACTCTCGTCTTCATCGCCCTCCTCGTGGTCGCCGGCACGATGAGCGAGGGGTTCGGTGAGACGGGCGCCTACGGCGTCATCGGCGCCGTCGTCGTCTTCATCCTCGTGATGGCCGGGGTCGGCTACTGGCTCTCCGGCAAGCAGGAGTAG
- the hjc gene encoding Holliday junction resolvase Hjc: MSNSNAKGNRRERELVNAFDERGFAVMRAPASGAATDRELPDVLAGDGTVFYAVEAKSSASDPIYLTGEEVEALVYFSQNFGAKPKIGVRFDREDWYFFHPADVYQTDGGNYRVKKETAIEDGETFDDLQHHGDGDAEGNDVEDVLHAVEQGVLSPEEAASMLD, encoded by the coding sequence ATGTCTAACTCGAACGCGAAAGGGAATCGACGAGAACGAGAGCTCGTGAACGCCTTCGACGAGCGCGGGTTCGCGGTGATGCGCGCGCCCGCCAGCGGCGCGGCGACCGACCGCGAGCTCCCCGACGTGCTCGCGGGCGACGGCACCGTCTTCTACGCCGTCGAGGCGAAGTCCAGCGCGAGCGACCCCATCTACCTCACCGGCGAGGAGGTCGAGGCGCTGGTGTACTTCAGCCAGAACTTCGGCGCGAAACCCAAAATCGGGGTGCGCTTCGACCGCGAGGACTGGTACTTCTTCCACCCGGCGGACGTCTACCAGACCGACGGCGGGAACTACCGCGTGAAGAAGGAGACCGCCATCGAGGACGGCGAGACGTTCGACGACCTCCAGCACCACGGCGACGGAGACGCCGAGGGCAACGACGTCGAGGACGTGTTGCACGCCGTCGAGCAGGGCGTGCTGTCGCCCGAGGAAGCGGCGTCGATGCTCGACTGA
- a CDS encoding DUF7470 family protein: MLDKLGLSGLFGALLILAGIGVVAWNAPVVAAGLVLVLLGLALVVRRAAKSVMGMFGF, from the coding sequence ATGCTCGATAAGCTCGGTCTCTCCGGACTGTTCGGCGCTCTGCTGATTCTCGCCGGCATCGGCGTCGTCGCGTGGAACGCGCCCGTCGTCGCCGCCGGCCTCGTCCTCGTGTTGCTCGGCCTCGCGCTCGTTGTCCGCCGGGCGGCCAAGTCGGTCATGGGGATGTTCGGCTTCTAG
- the eif1A gene encoding translation initiation factor eIF-1A, translating to MSDDEGGRTNLRMPEDDEVFAEVTDMLGANRVRVRCADGEERTARIPGRMQKRIWIREGDVVLVEPWDWQDEKADVVWRYEKSEADQLRDEGHIQ from the coding sequence ATGAGCGACGACGAAGGTGGACGCACGAACCTTCGGATGCCCGAGGACGACGAGGTGTTCGCGGAAGTCACAGACATGCTCGGCGCGAACCGCGTCCGGGTTCGTTGCGCGGACGGGGAGGAGCGGACCGCCCGCATCCCCGGCCGGATGCAGAAGCGCATCTGGATTCGGGAGGGCGACGTCGTGCTCGTCGAGCCGTGGGACTGGCAGGACGAGAAGGCCGACGTCGTGTGGCGATACGAGAAATCGGAGGCCGACCAGCTCCGTGACGAAGGACACATCCAATGA
- the rio1 gene encoding serine/threonine-protein kinase Rio1 — MTDDFGLAENTEGAAGDEFEEIDVSDTEADRIARRQDREFAEFRKRLKDNERFKLDDGAFDDATYAAIYKLVEDGYVGAFGGPISTGKEANVYEALDHDGGDVAVKVYRINASNFKQMRGYLEGDPRFEGIRGDKKAVVLSWTRKEFSNLQRAREAGVRVPEPIAVQRNVLVMELIGQEGDAAPTLNDVDVDNPETAYEVVREYIRRLYDAGLVHGDLSEYNLVVYDGELVVIDVGQAVTIHHNKHDEYLRRDCRNVANFFARQGADADPESLYDYVVENASPRSDEETERPDDE; from the coding sequence GTGACCGACGACTTCGGGCTCGCCGAGAACACGGAGGGCGCGGCCGGCGACGAGTTCGAGGAGATCGACGTCTCGGACACTGAAGCCGACCGCATCGCGCGCCGACAGGACCGCGAGTTCGCGGAGTTCCGCAAGCGCCTGAAGGACAACGAGCGGTTCAAGCTCGACGACGGCGCGTTCGACGACGCGACGTACGCCGCCATCTACAAGCTCGTCGAGGACGGCTACGTGGGCGCGTTCGGCGGCCCGATTTCGACCGGGAAAGAGGCCAACGTCTACGAGGCCCTGGACCACGACGGCGGCGACGTCGCGGTGAAGGTCTACCGCATCAACGCGTCGAACTTCAAGCAGATGCGGGGCTACCTCGAAGGGGACCCGCGCTTCGAGGGGATTCGCGGCGACAAGAAGGCGGTCGTGTTGTCGTGGACGCGCAAGGAGTTCTCGAACCTCCAGCGCGCCCGCGAGGCCGGCGTTCGCGTGCCCGAGCCCATCGCGGTCCAGCGGAACGTGCTCGTGATGGAGCTCATCGGCCAGGAGGGCGACGCCGCGCCGACGCTGAACGACGTGGACGTGGACAACCCCGAGACCGCCTACGAGGTCGTCCGCGAGTACATCCGCCGGCTGTACGACGCGGGGCTCGTACACGGGGACCTCTCGGAGTACAACCTCGTGGTGTACGACGGCGAACTCGTCGTCATCGACGTCGGGCAGGCGGTCACCATCCACCACAACAAGCACGACGAGTACCTGCGCCGGGACTGCCGGAACGTCGCGAACTTCTTCGCGCGGCAGGGCGCGGACGCCGACCCCGAGTCGCTGTACGACTACGTGGTGGAGAACGCGTCCCCGCGCTCGGACGAGGAGACCGAGCGCCCCGACGACGAGTAA
- a CDS encoding tryptophan--tRNA ligase, producing the protein MPADDTQQDSTDSVTPYSVAGDLDYERLLAQFGADELTDDQRRRFPDHPLVRRGSFYAGRDVDAFLDSEEQSVVTGIGPSGPMHLGHAMVFYFAKRLQDAFGARVYVPVSDDEKFWFKDQTAAETSEYLESNLRDLLAVGFDPELTRIVVDTEDADVIYPLATAFGRDITNSTLEAVYGTPENLGQGFYPAVQTAHLLLPQLVHGEHETLVPIAVDQDPHVRVSRDVAAKARYPATKPGALLMRFLPSLGGPGKMSSSEGVAIRLTDDAETVREKVREHAYTGGRASVEEHREHGGDPDVDVPFQYLAAFFEPDDRELARVERDYRNGDLLSGELKELAADRIAEFLESHQRRRNALGDVREELAAYRLTDAERERARDAVGFQRA; encoded by the coding sequence ATGCCAGCCGACGACACCCAGCAGGACAGCACAGACTCCGTCACGCCGTACAGCGTCGCGGGCGACCTCGATTACGAGAGACTGCTCGCGCAGTTCGGCGCGGACGAACTGACCGACGACCAGCGACGGCGCTTCCCCGACCACCCGCTCGTGCGCCGCGGCTCGTTCTACGCGGGCCGCGACGTGGACGCCTTCCTCGACAGTGAGGAGCAGTCCGTCGTCACGGGCATCGGGCCGTCCGGGCCGATGCACCTCGGGCACGCGATGGTGTTCTACTTCGCGAAGCGCCTCCAGGACGCGTTCGGCGCGCGCGTCTACGTCCCCGTCTCGGACGACGAGAAGTTCTGGTTCAAGGACCAGACCGCCGCGGAGACGAGCGAGTACCTCGAATCGAACCTCCGGGACCTGCTCGCGGTCGGCTTCGACCCGGAGCTGACCAGAATCGTCGTCGACACGGAGGACGCCGACGTAATCTATCCGCTGGCGACGGCGTTCGGGCGAGACATCACGAATTCGACGCTGGAAGCGGTCTACGGCACCCCGGAGAACCTCGGGCAGGGGTTCTACCCCGCGGTCCAGACCGCGCACCTGTTGCTCCCGCAGCTCGTCCACGGCGAGCACGAGACGCTGGTCCCCATCGCCGTCGACCAAGACCCGCACGTGCGGGTGAGCCGGGACGTGGCCGCGAAGGCCCGCTACCCCGCGACCAAGCCGGGCGCGCTGCTGATGCGGTTCCTGCCGTCGCTGGGCGGGCCGGGGAAGATGAGCAGTTCCGAGGGTGTCGCAATTCGGCTCACGGACGACGCCGAGACAGTCCGGGAGAAGGTCCGCGAGCACGCCTACACGGGCGGCCGCGCGAGCGTCGAGGAACACCGCGAGCACGGCGGCGACCCCGACGTGGACGTGCCGTTCCAGTACCTCGCGGCGTTCTTCGAGCCGGACGACCGCGAACTCGCGCGCGTCGAGCGCGACTACCGGAACGGCGATCTGCTCTCGGGCGAACTGAAGGAGCTAGCCGCCGACCGCATCGCGGAGTTCTTGGAATCGCACCAGCGTCGCCGGAACGCGCTGGGTGACGTGCGCGAGGAACTGGCCGCCTACCGGCTCACCGACGCAGAACGCGAGCGGGCGCGGGACGCGGTCGGCTTCCAGCGCGCGTGA